In Phlebotomus papatasi isolate M1 chromosome 1, Ppap_2.1, whole genome shotgun sequence, the following proteins share a genomic window:
- the LOC129809708 gene encoding MTRF1L release factor glutamine methyltransferase has protein sequence MLRNFRALVSHRYLSAISRGCQGRGVKTAASGSDIVDVWKARLEELNVPDVKSSLDNILAHVLNQKQVYDLSDRKDLALSQEQLEHFEKLCHCRVARMPIQYIVGEWEFRDLHLKMQPPVFIPRPETEELVELILQKQEPTRPVTFLEIGCGCGAVSLALLKALPMAKCKAVDQSSMACLLTLKNAIYQKLSDRISVSQHKVSDRVKDDDFSVKFDFIVSNPPYISSRDLMDLDPEIRLYEDLRALDGGETGMNVITAVLKVASKFLTEDGTLWLEVDSHHPELVVRYLDIHKSSLKLKFVASYPDLFQNERFIEIVRDVQEK, from the exons ATGTTGAGGAATTTCCGTGCCCTGGTGTCCCACAGATATTTAAGTGCAATTTCCAGAGGGTGTCAGGGCCGGGGTGTGAAAACAGCAGCCAGTGGAAGTGATATTGTTGATGTCTGGAAGGCCAGACTGGAGGAACTCAATGTTCCTGATGTCAAATCCTCCCTGGACAATATTCTAGCACATGTCCTCAATCAGAAGCAG GTTTATGATTTAAGCGACAGGAAGGATTTGGCCCTGAGCCAAGAGCAATTGGAGCATTTTGAGAAGCTCTGCCACTGCAGAGTGGCCAGAATGCCCATTCAGTACATTGTTGGTGAATGGGAATTTAGGGATTTGCATTTAAAAATGCAGCCTCCGGTCTTTATTCCAAGACCGGAGACTGAGGAACTTGTGGAATTGATTCTGCAGAAGCAGGAACCCACGAGACCAGTGACTTTCCTGGAGATTGGCTGTGGATGTGGAGCTGTATCTCTGGCTCTGCTCAAGGCACTGCCAATGGCAAAGTGCAAGGCAGTTGATCAGAGCAGCATGGCTTGTCTGCTGACGCTGAAGAATGCCATCTACCAGAAGCTCTCGGACAGGATTTCCGTGTCTCAGCACAAAGTTAGTGACAGAGTCAAGGATGATGATTTCTCGGTTAAATTCGATTTTATCGTCTCCAATCCTCCTTATATTTCATCGCGGGATTTAATGGATCTCGATCCTGAGATTCGCTT ATacgaagatctcagggctttgGATGGGGGTGAAACTGGGATGAATGTGATAACTGCAGTGCTCAAAGTGGCTTCAAAATTCCTTACCGAGGACGGAACTCTGTGGCTGGAAGTTGATTCTCATCACCCTGAACTTGTCGTTCGATACCTGGACATTCACAAATCCAGCCTGAAGCTCAAATTTGTGGCCAGCTATCCGGATCTCTTCCAGAATGAAAGATTCATTGAGATTGTCCGTGATGtacaggaaaaataa